From Mucilaginibacter rubeus, a single genomic window includes:
- a CDS encoding toll/interleukin-1 receptor domain-containing protein, which translates to MGHKFFISHYRGDSAIAELFSNALGRITLGQINPWFSSDAIGGGGLQPGDMWFNQILSKITQSKAVVSLLTPNSINRPWIYFESGIGQALDNCEIIVICIGLNKSDILPPLGLYQCYQLNDYRSVVEFFSKLLTLFEIKFDEEMSKVVIEGIVTEISKITFAQEKKTNENQETIQQLIENFKSHIDKRFLEVLEKNQYSIVGNNLNISIEDFKPQPVQEDIVYSVQFDVDFPGFKNKNLFLDIRSSDSFQTLTNSLYFMISEHVGPFKYLEKWVIVDQRTNRHVIIREIADEIPATSIFKPNSKWTIIKLKTPYCATDSGKRMFGDLSI; encoded by the coding sequence ATGGGGCATAAATTTTTCATAAGTCATTATAGAGGAGATAGTGCGATAGCGGAGTTGTTTTCTAATGCGTTAGGACGTATAACGCTCGGGCAAATCAACCCATGGTTTTCATCAGATGCAATAGGAGGTGGAGGTCTTCAACCTGGGGATATGTGGTTCAATCAAATTCTTTCAAAAATTACCCAGAGCAAAGCCGTAGTTTCTTTATTGACGCCAAATAGTATTAATCGCCCATGGATATACTTTGAAAGTGGTATTGGACAGGCCTTAGATAATTGTGAAATTATTGTAATCTGCATAGGCTTAAACAAGTCAGATATTTTGCCACCATTAGGTTTATACCAGTGTTATCAACTCAATGACTATCGTTCGGTCGTCGAGTTTTTTTCTAAATTATTAACTCTTTTTGAAATCAAGTTTGACGAAGAGATGTCGAAAGTTGTCATTGAAGGAATAGTAACTGAAATTTCTAAAATAACATTTGCACAGGAAAAAAAAACAAATGAAAATCAAGAAACAATACAGCAACTAATAGAAAATTTTAAAAGTCATATTGATAAAAGATTTCTTGAGGTCTTAGAAAAAAACCAATACTCGATAGTGGGTAACAACTTAAACATAAGTATTGAAGATTTTAAGCCTCAACCAGTACAAGAAGATATTGTTTATTCGGTACAATTCGATGTCGATTTTCCAGGCTTCAAGAATAAAAACTTATTTCTTGACATAAGAAGCAGCGATTCCTTTCAAACTTTGACCAATTCATTGTACTTTATGATTAGTGAACATGTAGGGCCTTTTAAATACTTAGAAAAATGGGTTATCGTGGACCAAAGAACAAATAGACATGTCATCATTCGCGAAATAGCGGATGAGATTCCTGCCACTTCAATATTTAAACCAAATTCTAAATGGACAATTATTAAGTTAAAAACTCCTTATTGCGCAACTGATAGCGGTAAAAGAATGTTTGGAGACTTATCGATTTAA
- a CDS encoding TonB-dependent receptor — protein sequence MNKKLLLILSLSGTCLAAKAQDTLKKTQADTTAIKKKQLQEVVVSASRISESILRSPVSIEKIRASAFKLSAAPSFFDALENVKGVQLITPSLGFRIINTRGFANTTNVRFTQLVDGVDNQAPHLGAPIGNALGPSDLDIESVEIIPGTASALYGLNAINGFANFITKDPFTSPGITIQQKTGINHVGDKETGVKGFSETSFRIAQVLSPKFAFKLNGTYTTGYDWIADNTTDQNAAANAKLGIPGGPQNPAYDPINGYGNESSDRKTITLGGKQYSVARTGYAEKDLTSYGLHNVKLDAALAYKFNAKTQLTYTFRFGDLDNIYQRANRFRLKGYTLQQHALELKNDIFQVRTYLTIENTGKSYNLRSAGENQDRNFKSDNDWYADFTKGFNNATSAGANVQQALNQARQFADAGRYQPGTPAFNATLNKLADINNWDVGSALRVKDDLFHIEGQADISKAISKDFIKQTGLDLLAGFDHRTYIIHPDGNYFINYVPGKEFSNLDYSKTGGFIQASKELWDNKLKLSATLRGDRNDYFDLKLNPRFTLVFSPVVEHNIRVSFQSGYRFPSIFEAFSNVNSGGVKRIGGLRVVSNGIFENSYLRTSIDAFQTAVKNDFNQGITTNAAIEKEKGLLKKNPYTYLQPEHINSFEAGYKALFFDGKLSADADFYYNKYDHFIAQVEVNVPNTQKADSIPYYLNDKNKQARYRVWTNSQSKVTNIGGSIGLTYHLPANLQLSGNASYAKLQRTTNEDALEDGFNTPQWITNFSFGGNRVAGNLGFNVTYKWQSGYYWQSFLVNGNVDHYGTFDAQVNYDFLKTKLNVKLGASNLTNKYYNSFLGGPSIGGFYYTTLTYTIM from the coding sequence ATGAACAAAAAACTACTTTTAATTTTGTCCCTATCGGGCACGTGCTTAGCCGCTAAAGCGCAAGACACGCTCAAGAAAACTCAGGCCGATACAACAGCCATTAAAAAGAAGCAACTGCAGGAAGTAGTTGTCTCCGCATCCCGCATCAGCGAAAGTATTTTACGCTCGCCGGTAAGTATCGAAAAGATCAGGGCATCTGCCTTTAAGCTTTCGGCAGCACCCTCTTTTTTTGATGCCCTGGAAAATGTAAAGGGCGTTCAGCTTATTACTCCAAGCCTTGGCTTCAGGATCATTAACACCCGCGGTTTTGCCAATACCACCAATGTTCGCTTTACCCAATTGGTTGATGGGGTTGACAACCAGGCACCACATTTAGGCGCTCCTATCGGCAACGCGCTGGGGCCAAGTGATCTTGACATTGAAAGCGTAGAGATCATCCCCGGTACTGCATCCGCGCTTTACGGCCTGAACGCGATAAACGGGTTCGCAAATTTTATCACTAAAGATCCATTTACTTCGCCCGGTATTACCATTCAACAAAAAACGGGCATTAACCACGTAGGCGATAAAGAAACCGGCGTAAAAGGTTTTTCAGAAACCAGTTTCAGGATAGCTCAGGTACTCTCGCCTAAATTTGCCTTTAAACTGAATGGCACTTATACCACTGGGTACGACTGGATAGCCGACAATACAACTGATCAAAACGCCGCGGCCAACGCCAAACTGGGCATTCCGGGCGGGCCGCAAAACCCTGCCTATGACCCCATTAACGGTTATGGCAATGAATCATCCGACAGAAAAACAATTACCCTCGGCGGCAAACAGTATTCGGTTGCCCGTACAGGATATGCTGAAAAAGATCTTACCAGTTATGGTTTGCATAACGTGAAGTTAGACGCAGCATTGGCTTATAAATTCAATGCTAAAACACAGCTTACCTATACCTTCCGTTTTGGCGACCTGGATAATATTTACCAACGGGCCAACCGCTTCAGGCTAAAAGGTTACACTTTACAGCAACATGCACTGGAATTGAAGAATGATATTTTCCAGGTACGCACTTACCTCACTATTGAAAACACGGGCAAATCATACAATCTGCGCTCTGCCGGTGAAAACCAGGACCGCAACTTTAAAAGCGATAACGACTGGTATGCCGATTTTACAAAAGGTTTCAACAATGCCACTTCGGCAGGAGCAAATGTACAGCAAGCCCTGAACCAGGCCCGCCAGTTTGCGGACGCAGGCCGGTACCAACCCGGAACACCCGCCTTTAATGCCACCCTCAACAAACTTGCTGATATTAACAACTGGGATGTGGGTTCGGCCCTGCGCGTTAAAGATGATCTGTTTCACATAGAAGGACAGGCAGATATCTCAAAAGCCATCTCCAAAGATTTTATCAAACAAACCGGGCTGGATCTGCTTGCCGGGTTTGACCACCGTACCTATATCATCCATCCCGATGGTAACTACTTCATCAATTATGTGCCCGGCAAAGAATTCAGCAATTTGGATTACAGCAAAACGGGCGGCTTTATACAAGCATCAAAAGAACTTTGGGACAATAAACTTAAACTATCGGCCACACTGCGCGGCGACAGGAATGATTACTTCGACCTGAAACTGAACCCTCGTTTTACATTGGTATTTTCGCCGGTTGTTGAGCATAATATCCGGGTATCATTTCAGAGCGGTTATCGGTTCCCGAGTATTTTCGAAGCTTTCTCTAACGTAAACAGCGGCGGGGTAAAACGTATTGGCGGCTTGCGCGTGGTATCAAACGGCATTTTTGAAAACTCGTACCTCCGTACTTCGATAGATGCTTTCCAAACCGCTGTAAAAAATGATTTTAACCAGGGCATCACCACAAACGCGGCCATCGAAAAAGAAAAGGGCTTGCTGAAAAAGAACCCTTACACCTATTTGCAACCTGAGCATATTAACTCATTTGAGGCCGGTTACAAGGCATTATTTTTTGATGGAAAGCTGAGTGCCGACGCGGACTTTTACTACAACAAATACGATCACTTTATTGCCCAGGTAGAGGTCAATGTACCTAATACGCAAAAAGCCGATTCGATCCCTTATTATCTGAATGATAAAAATAAACAGGCCCGTTACCGGGTATGGACTAATTCGCAAAGTAAGGTTACCAATATTGGCGGTAGCATTGGGCTTACCTATCACTTACCGGCCAACCTGCAATTATCCGGCAATGCATCTTATGCCAAGTTACAGCGAACAACCAATGAGGATGCCCTTGAAGATGGTTTCAATACACCGCAATGGATCACTAATTTCTCTTTTGGTGGTAACCGTGTGGCAGGTAACTTAGGGTTTAATGTAACCTACAAATGGCAAAGTGGCTATTACTGGCAATCCTTTTTAGTAAATGGTAACGTTGACCATTACGGCACTTTTGACGCGCAGGTTAATTATGATTTCCTGAAAACAAAACTTAATGTAAAACTGGGTGCCAGCAACCTCACCAATAAATATTATAACTCCTTTTTAGGCGGCCCATCAATTGGCGGTTTCTATTATACTACACTTACTTATACTATTATGTAG
- a CDS encoding DUF1501 domain-containing protein — MVSRRGFLKSGGLALLGVGLLGGIPGFLAEAAASEKILSPYKKKKTLVCIFQRGAMDGLMAVTPFTDEYLQAARPNLFMSAAKSGTGNPLIDLDGRFGLHPAMKAFEPVFREKRLGIVHGIGSPNNTRSHFDAQDYMESGTPFNKGTSSGWLNRAIGLLGHDALTPFTAVSMTSAMPRSFYGDNPSVAISNLQDFAIQMRGNPTGANMAAKSFEDLYDQTASGLLKQTGKESFEAMKMLQKTNIKNYTPANGAVYPNSALGNSLKQIAQLIKMDVGLEVAFAESNGWDTHFNQGTENGVFARNVSDLSNSMMALWTDLGSYQDDVTVMTMTEFGRTVHQNGTGGTDHGRASCNFILGNDVNGGLVYGDIKPLAIENLEDGRDLAVTTDFRSVFSSVADKHLAINNDHILFPDWKGDRVNVMRG; from the coding sequence ATGGTATCAAGAAGAGGATTTTTAAAATCGGGCGGACTGGCCCTTTTAGGCGTGGGCTTACTGGGCGGTATTCCCGGCTTTTTGGCCGAGGCTGCTGCAAGCGAGAAGATCTTATCGCCATATAAAAAGAAAAAAACGCTGGTGTGCATTTTTCAGCGCGGGGCTATGGACGGCCTTATGGCGGTTACCCCTTTTACCGATGAATATTTGCAAGCTGCCCGTCCAAACCTGTTTATGTCGGCAGCAAAAAGCGGCACGGGTAATCCGCTGATTGATTTGGATGGCCGCTTTGGTTTGCACCCCGCCATGAAAGCATTTGAACCTGTGTTTCGTGAGAAAAGATTAGGCATAGTGCATGGTATAGGGTCGCCTAATAATACCCGCTCGCATTTTGATGCACAGGATTACATGGAATCGGGCACGCCATTTAACAAAGGTACGTCAAGCGGCTGGCTTAATAGGGCTATAGGTTTGCTCGGCCATGACGCGCTTACGCCTTTTACCGCTGTAAGTATGACATCGGCTATGCCACGTTCTTTTTATGGCGATAACCCATCCGTAGCCATTAGTAACCTGCAGGATTTTGCTATTCAGATGCGTGGTAACCCTACCGGAGCTAATATGGCTGCCAAAAGCTTTGAGGACCTGTATGATCAAACCGCGTCGGGCCTGCTGAAGCAAACCGGGAAGGAAAGCTTTGAAGCCATGAAAATGCTTCAGAAAACCAATATTAAAAATTACACCCCAGCTAACGGTGCCGTTTACCCCAACTCGGCATTGGGTAATTCGTTAAAGCAAATTGCCCAGCTTATTAAAATGGATGTAGGACTGGAAGTGGCTTTTGCTGAATCTAATGGTTGGGATACCCACTTTAACCAGGGTACCGAAAACGGTGTATTTGCCCGTAACGTGTCCGATTTGAGCAACAGTATGATGGCTTTATGGACAGATCTTGGTTCCTATCAGGATGATGTTACCGTAATGACCATGACCGAATTTGGTCGTACTGTTCATCAAAACGGAACTGGTGGTACAGATCATGGCCGCGCCTCCTGTAACTTTATTTTGGGCAATGATGTAAATGGCGGTTTAGTTTATGGTGATATAAAACCGTTAGCTATCGAAAACCTGGAGGATGGCCGCGACCTTGCGGTAACTACCGATTTTAGAAGCGTATTTAGCTCTGTAGCTGATAAACACCTCGCCATAAATAATGACCACATACTATTCCCGGATTGGAAAGGGGATAGGGTGAATGTGATGAGGGGATAA
- a CDS encoding DUF1800 domain-containing protein, with protein sequence MKKAVKYWCGFVLLLCVCTVFTAFLPGYSAYSDLKFPYKKAGLTSEQAAAHLLSRFTYGETPGEVEEVVKMGPEKWFAAQLDAQMPDDSLNQLLDKYDALKLSNTEVVAQYPKGGQVLRMAVKDGVVNKDSVKTDRKAYRDQLQNYMQQNGLKPEQELLRQFINQKILRAAYSNNQLQEVMTSFWFNHFNVSVVKNDCSQFIPAYERDVIRPNALGKFNDLLLATAKSPAMLYYLDNFSSSGNNDNMQAGNGQVRRRLALQMQSTDTARFANMPKLNKAKKAQGLNENYAREVMELHTLGVDGGYTQQDVTQAARVLTGWSVYPMGAYGNAGQKLMNRVGDDKLQSRGFVHDGDFLFNPNKHDNGEKIVLGHQFTAGGGYDEGVQLLTMLAHQQATAKFISKKLATRFVSDNPPQTLIDKMARTFMSKDGDIKQVLITMVDAPEFWNAAAVREKTKSPFELAIGSVRALHADVNQPYQLFNWINKMGEKIYYYQAPTGFPDKGQYWINTGALLNRMNFGLALASGRIPGVKVDLAALNNHHEPESAQAALTTYSKLILPGRPLDETIKRLTPMLNDPKLMEKVDEASAKTPAATMAPASSNEMMDQQAGLKGKRKNNFTAMQSTAGNNSMLAQVVGVIIGSPEYQRR encoded by the coding sequence ATGAAAAAGGCTGTTAAGTACTGGTGTGGCTTTGTTTTGTTGTTGTGTGTGTGTACCGTATTTACTGCCTTTTTGCCGGGCTATTCTGCCTACTCCGATTTGAAGTTTCCTTATAAAAAAGCCGGCTTAACTTCCGAACAGGCTGCCGCCCATTTACTAAGTCGTTTTACATACGGTGAAACACCCGGCGAAGTAGAAGAAGTAGTTAAAATGGGCCCGGAAAAATGGTTCGCGGCTCAACTTGATGCCCAAATGCCTGATGATTCCTTAAACCAGCTTCTGGATAAATACGACGCGCTTAAGCTTAGCAATACTGAGGTTGTAGCACAATACCCCAAAGGTGGCCAGGTTTTACGAATGGCCGTAAAGGATGGTGTTGTTAACAAAGATTCGGTAAAAACTGATAGAAAAGCCTATCGCGATCAGCTGCAAAACTATATGCAGCAAAATGGCTTGAAACCCGAGCAGGAGTTATTGCGCCAATTCATCAATCAAAAAATATTAAGGGCTGCTTACAGCAATAACCAGTTGCAGGAAGTGATGACCAGTTTCTGGTTTAACCATTTCAATGTATCTGTTGTTAAAAACGACTGCTCCCAGTTTATTCCCGCTTATGAGCGTGATGTAATTCGCCCTAACGCATTAGGGAAATTTAACGACCTGTTGCTGGCCACCGCCAAGTCGCCGGCCATGTTGTATTACCTGGATAATTTCAGCAGCTCGGGCAATAACGATAATATGCAGGCTGGCAATGGTCAGGTTCGCCGCCGCCTTGCGCTGCAAATGCAAAGCACCGATACCGCGCGTTTTGCCAATATGCCTAAGTTAAACAAGGCAAAAAAAGCCCAGGGACTAAATGAAAATTACGCCCGCGAGGTAATGGAATTGCACACCCTTGGGGTAGATGGGGGGTATACCCAGCAGGATGTTACCCAGGCGGCAAGAGTACTTACGGGTTGGTCGGTGTATCCGATGGGCGCTTACGGAAACGCCGGGCAAAAGTTAATGAACCGTGTAGGTGATGATAAATTGCAAAGTCGGGGTTTTGTACATGACGGTGATTTTCTGTTTAATCCCAACAAGCATGATAATGGCGAAAAGATAGTTTTAGGCCACCAGTTTACTGCAGGTGGTGGTTATGATGAGGGCGTACAATTGCTTACTATGCTGGCACATCAGCAAGCTACAGCGAAATTTATATCAAAAAAATTAGCCACCCGTTTTGTGAGCGATAATCCTCCGCAAACACTCATCGATAAAATGGCCCGCACCTTTATGAGTAAAGACGGTGACATTAAACAAGTATTGATCACCATGGTTGATGCGCCGGAGTTTTGGAATGCAGCGGCTGTAAGGGAAAAAACAAAATCGCCGTTTGAGCTGGCCATAGGTTCGGTGCGTGCACTGCATGCCGACGTTAACCAGCCTTACCAGTTGTTTAACTGGATAAATAAAATGGGCGAAAAAATCTATTATTATCAGGCTCCTACAGGTTTTCCTGATAAAGGCCAGTACTGGATCAATACCGGCGCGCTGTTAAACCGCATGAACTTTGGCCTCGCGCTGGCATCAGGCAGAATCCCCGGTGTAAAGGTCGATCTGGCCGCGCTCAATAACCATCACGAACCCGAAAGCGCCCAGGCGGCGCTTACCACATATAGTAAACTGATATTGCCGGGGCGTCCGCTTGATGAAACCATCAAAAGGCTTACCCCAATGCTTAATGATCCAAAACTCATGGAAAAGGTTGACGAAGCCAGTGCCAAAACTCCTGCTGCAACTATGGCACCGGCAAGCAGCAACGAAATGATGGATCAACAGGCTGGTTTAAAAGGCAAGCGAAAAAATAATTTTACGGCGATGCAAAGCACAGCGGGCAATAATTCAATGCTTGCACAGGTGGTTGGGGTTATCATTGGCTCGCCCGAATATCAAAGGCGTTAA
- a CDS encoding response regulator transcription factor, which produces MAPNLLAKNKLTILYGLCLAVLLLLLKWLELKLVIVNNAYEVYMGAIAVFFTALGIWLALKLTKPKTVIVEKQVYVNNGPEFTVNQAEVEKLGLSKRELDVLQLMAEGLSNQEISERLFVSLNTIKTHSARVFEKMEVKRRTQAVEMGKRLSIIP; this is translated from the coding sequence ATGGCTCCAAACCTGCTGGCAAAAAACAAGCTTACCATACTGTATGGGCTGTGCCTTGCTGTGTTATTACTTTTGCTGAAATGGCTCGAACTAAAACTGGTAATAGTTAACAATGCTTATGAAGTATACATGGGCGCCATTGCCGTATTTTTTACCGCGCTCGGGATCTGGCTGGCATTAAAGCTTACCAAACCCAAAACAGTAATAGTAGAAAAGCAGGTTTATGTAAATAACGGCCCCGAATTTACTGTTAACCAGGCCGAGGTAGAAAAACTGGGCCTCAGCAAACGTGAGCTGGATGTTTTGCAACTGATGGCCGAAGGGCTGAGCAACCAGGAAATTTCAGAGCGATTGTTTGTATCGTTAAATACCATCAAAACCCACTCGGCAAGGGTGTTTGAAAAAATGGAGGTAAAACGCCGTACACAAGCCGTTGAAATGGGCAAACGGCTAAGCATTATCCCTTAA
- a CDS encoding DUF4199 domain-containing protein, with translation MKKNVLVFGAISGLIIAATGGISGALCYNNPNFQGNMWVGYGSMLLAFSLIFVAIKNYRDKYNEGVISFGKAFMIGLYIVLITSTVYVIVWLIELYNFYPDFMTKYVAHVLREAKAHGATDAELKQQEASMAGYVNMYKNPFGVIVLTYMEILPVGLVIALIAALILKRKNANPQLVTN, from the coding sequence ATGAAAAAGAATGTACTTGTTTTTGGGGCAATCTCCGGTTTGATCATTGCCGCAACCGGTGGAATTTCGGGGGCCCTGTGTTATAACAATCCCAATTTTCAGGGCAACATGTGGGTGGGCTACGGCTCCATGCTGCTGGCTTTCTCACTGATATTTGTAGCTATTAAAAACTACCGCGATAAATACAATGAAGGCGTAATCAGTTTCGGCAAAGCTTTTATGATTGGCCTTTATATTGTGCTCATCACATCAACTGTTTATGTAATTGTATGGCTTATCGAGCTCTACAATTTCTATCCCGATTTTATGACTAAATATGTAGCCCATGTTTTAAGGGAAGCCAAAGCCCACGGCGCAACGGATGCCGAACTTAAACAGCAGGAGGCAAGTATGGCCGGTTATGTTAACATGTATAAAAACCCTTTTGGCGTTATTGTGCTTACTTATATGGAGATTTTGCCCGTTGGCCTGGTGATTGCGCTGATAGCAGCTTTAATCCTGAAACGCAAAAACGCCAATCCACAATTAGTTACCAACTAA
- a CDS encoding LysR substrate-binding domain-containing protein, whose product MIFDFRLKVFYTVAQRLSFTKAASELFITQPAVTKHIKELEQQLSVQLFKRNGNNIALTTAGKILEKYAEKIFQTYTELETELAQLNNLEAGTLHIGASTTVAQTILPKLLAMFKKTYPKVTFNFIQANTDQISQLVLAEKIDIAIVEGAAHSPQLSYTDFIKDEIVLVTSANNKLSKKAEISPKQLPAIPLVLREAGSGTLDVIFNALAAIQINPKDLNIEIQLESSIAIKQYLLYSETATFLSIQSVVSELKYNELSIIDVKGLEIFRTFQFIQLHGKHSKLIELFKRFCLANYNLK is encoded by the coding sequence ATGATATTTGATTTCAGGTTGAAGGTTTTTTATACAGTTGCGCAGCGGTTGAGCTTTACCAAGGCCGCATCTGAGTTGTTTATTACCCAGCCTGCTGTCACCAAACATATCAAGGAACTTGAACAGCAGCTTAGCGTGCAGCTGTTTAAGCGTAACGGCAATAATATCGCCCTCACTACCGCTGGCAAGATCCTTGAAAAATATGCCGAAAAGATTTTTCAGACTTATACCGAGCTTGAAACCGAACTGGCACAGCTTAACAATTTAGAAGCCGGTACCCTGCACATAGGGGCCAGTACCACCGTAGCCCAAACCATTTTGCCTAAGCTGTTGGCTATGTTCAAAAAAACATACCCTAAGGTCACCTTCAACTTTATCCAGGCCAATACCGACCAAATCTCGCAACTGGTACTTGCCGAAAAAATAGATATCGCTATAGTTGAAGGTGCGGCCCATTCGCCGCAATTATCTTATACCGATTTCATCAAGGACGAAATTGTACTGGTGACCAGCGCTAACAATAAGTTATCCAAAAAAGCCGAGATCTCCCCAAAACAATTACCCGCTATTCCACTGGTTTTAAGAGAAGCAGGATCGGGTACGCTGGATGTTATTTTCAATGCCTTGGCGGCCATACAGATCAATCCCAAAGACCTTAATATAGAGATTCAGCTGGAGAGCAGTATCGCCATAAAACAATACCTTTTATACTCAGAAACAGCTACATTCCTCTCCATCCAATCGGTAGTGAGCGAATTGAAATACAACGAGCTCAGCATTATTGACGTTAAAGGATTGGAGATTTTCCGCACGTTTCAATTTATTCAGCTGCATGGGAAACACAGCAAACTGATTGAATTATTTAAACGTTTTTGCCTCGCCAATTATAACTTAAAGTAA
- a CDS encoding NAD(P)/FAD-dependent oxidoreductase translates to MEHITTDICIIGAGPVGLFAVFEAGLLKMRCHLIDVLPQVGGQLSEIYPHKPIYDIPGYPDVTAQQLVDNLMLQIAPFHPTFSLGERVENLQRNEDGSYNIITNDGTVVHCQVVVIAGGLGCFEPRKPEIDRLTDFEGKGVAYMVKNPEHFRDKKVVLAGGGDSALDWAVFLSNVAERVTLVHRGDTFRGAPDSAEKVFDLAREGKIDLILKSNVVALTGDDRLREITLLDRDQQVSHIEADHLIPLFGLSPKLGPIADWGLNIDRSAIAVNTVDYSTNIERIYAIGDINTYLGKLKLILCGFHESALMAQSAFKYVFPEQKLSFKYTTVYGVSAF, encoded by the coding sequence ATGGAACACATTACTACCGATATCTGCATTATAGGCGCCGGGCCTGTTGGTTTATTTGCCGTTTTTGAAGCCGGACTGCTCAAAATGCGCTGCCATTTAATTGACGTACTGCCGCAGGTTGGCGGTCAGCTTTCTGAAATCTATCCTCATAAACCTATATATGACATTCCGGGTTACCCCGATGTTACCGCACAACAACTGGTAGATAACCTGATGCTGCAGATAGCCCCGTTTCACCCAACCTTCAGTTTAGGAGAACGCGTGGAAAACCTGCAGCGTAATGAGGATGGCTCATACAACATCATCACCAATGATGGTACTGTTGTTCATTGCCAGGTAGTAGTAATTGCCGGCGGACTTGGTTGCTTTGAACCCCGCAAACCGGAAATTGACCGCCTTACAGATTTTGAGGGTAAAGGCGTAGCCTATATGGTTAAAAACCCCGAACATTTCCGAGATAAAAAAGTGGTGTTGGCTGGTGGTGGTGATTCAGCGTTGGATTGGGCCGTTTTCCTGAGCAACGTAGCCGAACGGGTTACACTTGTTCACCGGGGCGATACTTTCCGCGGAGCACCTGACAGTGCGGAGAAAGTATTTGACCTGGCACGGGAAGGTAAGATCGACCTGATCCTGAAATCGAACGTGGTTGCCTTAACGGGCGATGACCGTCTGCGCGAGATCACCCTGCTTGACCGCGACCAACAGGTTAGCCACATTGAGGCCGATCACCTTATTCCACTCTTCGGTCTTAGCCCTAAACTTGGCCCCATCGCCGATTGGGGATTGAACATAGATCGATCAGCCATCGCGGTAAATACAGTTGATTACAGCACCAATATCGAGCGCATCTACGCTATTGGGGATATCAACACCTATCTGGGTAAGCTTAAGCTGATATTGTGCGGCTTCCACGAGAGTGCATTGATGGCGCAAAGTGCCTTCAAATATGTTTTCCCCGAGCAAAAACTGAGTTTTAAATATACCACCGTTTACGGTGTAAGCGCTTTTTAG
- a CDS encoding 2Fe-2S iron-sulfur cluster-binding protein translates to MINLTIIDRDGGSRSVEIPEGINLSLMEVLKASEYDILATCGGMALCATCHVQVIEGPEEYFTATDTELDVLDTLPYAPPASRLACQIRITEDMDGMVFKLVGEE, encoded by the coding sequence ATGATAAATTTAACCATAATTGACCGCGACGGCGGCAGCAGGTCGGTCGAAATACCGGAAGGTATTAACCTGAGCCTGATGGAAGTACTGAAAGCATCTGAGTATGACATCCTGGCTACTTGCGGCGGCATGGCGCTTTGTGCTACCTGCCATGTGCAGGTAATAGAAGGCCCTGAAGAATATTTTACCGCAACTGATACCGAGCTGGATGTATTGGATACCTTACCCTATGCCCCTCCTGCAAGTCGCCTGGCATGTCAGATCAGGATTACCGAAGATATGGACGGGATGGTGTTTAAGCTGGTGGGGGAAGAGTAA